In one uncultured Pseudodesulfovibrio sp. genomic region, the following are encoded:
- a CDS encoding hemolysin family protein, with protein sequence MIELILAVGVAVFVSMFCSVAEAALYSMSWADIQKLKDSGRKSATLLHKLRTRIDEPITAILTLNTCAHTAGAAVAGWAWAKLYGEDTLWLFTVVFTVIILIFTEIMPKTIGVLYSDVIAPPLARPLRGMVWLFKPVIAVMGLLSKAVSSREAKPDHTEDDIRAIVSLTRRSGVIKPYEETSIRNILSLDCKSVEGIMTPRTVVFSLPADMTVAEARESHPEWPHSRIPVYDEDPEDIVGVVYRRVVLEALADDRDDMKLSDIMRPVRFVLETITLDKLLVQFLGSRMHLAVVLDEYGGVAGVVTLEDVLEEILGSEIVDETDQVVDMRELARTQRDELTRDRNGSVRKGK encoded by the coding sequence TATTCCATGAGCTGGGCCGACATCCAGAAGCTCAAGGACAGCGGGCGCAAGTCCGCGACTTTGCTCCACAAGCTCCGCACTAGAATCGATGAGCCCATCACCGCCATTCTGACCCTGAACACCTGCGCCCACACCGCCGGAGCGGCCGTGGCGGGCTGGGCCTGGGCCAAACTTTACGGTGAAGACACGCTCTGGCTCTTTACAGTGGTCTTTACAGTAATTATTCTCATCTTCACTGAGATCATGCCCAAGACCATCGGCGTGCTCTACTCGGACGTCATCGCCCCGCCCCTGGCGAGGCCGCTTCGGGGCATGGTCTGGCTGTTCAAGCCGGTGATCGCCGTCATGGGCCTGTTGTCCAAGGCGGTGAGCAGCCGCGAGGCCAAGCCGGACCACACGGAGGACGACATTCGGGCCATCGTCAGCCTGACCAGGCGGTCGGGCGTGATCAAGCCCTACGAGGAGACGTCCATCCGCAACATCCTCTCCCTGGACTGCAAGAGCGTGGAGGGGATCATGACGCCGAGGACCGTGGTCTTCTCGCTGCCCGCGGACATGACCGTGGCCGAGGCGCGGGAGTCGCACCCGGAGTGGCCCCACAGCCGCATCCCGGTGTACGACGAGGACCCGGAGGACATCGTGGGCGTGGTCTACCGGCGGGTGGTGCTCGAAGCGCTGGCCGACGACCGCGACGACATGAAGCTGTCGGACATCATGCGGCCCGTCCGGTTTGTGCTGGAGACCATCACCCTGGACAAGCTCCTGGTGCAGTTCCTGGGCAGCCGGATGCACCTGGCCGTGGTCCTGGACGAGTACGGCGGGGTGGCCGGTGTGGTCACCCTGGAGGACGTCCTGGAAGAGATTTTGGGCAGTGAAATAGTTGACGAGACCGATCAGGTGGTGGATATGCGGGAGCTCGCGCGCACCCAGCGCGACGAACTGACCCGCGACCGCAACGGCTCGGTCCGCAAGGGAAAATAG